The DNA segment ATGCTCCTCAAAATCGTCCGTGACCTCCTGCTTGCTCTTCATGCGAAGATAAGCCTCGGTATATCGAGTCTGCCCGCCGCGCTCACTTTCCGGGGCCCGTTCGATGATGGCAACCGAAGCCCCCTTCTCAGCGGCGGCTGTCGCTGCAGACAGGCCGCCAGCTCCACAGCCGACGACCACAAGGTCGAATTGTCTTTGCCGCATTGGTCAGCCTCTCCGCTTCCTCTTTATCCGCGCGGGCAAACTGCCCGAACTGCCGGATCAAGAGGAGTTGGAAAAGGCGAAATCGCTATTCAATGATCCCGAAGAATAGAGCCGCGATCAGGCGTGTCGGCGTGCCACCAATTGTGGAATCGTCCGTGAGGCGGACGTCGGCTCCGTCTCGAACACATCTCTTTGCAGAAATTCGATGAATGTGCGGACTTTCGGCGCGACGAACCTCGACTGGGGATAGACGGCATAGAAGGTCTGGGTCTCCATTTCCCAGTCGTCGAGAACCGACACCAGATCCCCGCGCTTCAAAAAGTCCTTCGCCAGCACATGCAGGACATAAACGTATCCCCCGCCGCGGCATGCGCTCTGGAGAAGGGCATCGCTGCTGTTGAAGGAGAGGTTATGCGCTGGCTCGATGTTAAATTCTTCCGAACCCGATCGCATCACCCAGGGGCGTGGCTTGGTCGACGCGGTCGTGATGTAGCCCATGCAGTCCCTGGGAGCGATCGCTGCGGGGTGTTTGGGTATGTCCTGCCCGACGAGGAATTGCGGGGCGGCGCAAACGACATGCCGGTCCTCGAATATCCAGCGCGCCACGAGATCGCCGTCATGCACGGCATCCATGCGGATGGCGACGTCGATTCCGCGATGTATCAAGTCGTCCACGCTGTTGGTAAGATTGACGACGGTGTTCAAGTCAGGATGACGTTTGGCGAAGGCGACAAGGCTGGGCCCCAGGATCTGATGGCCGATGGCAATGGGCATGTCCACGCGCAGCGTGCCCCGCACGGCGGTCCTGCCCATGATGGTGCTGTTCTCGATCTCCTCGACGCGGGCGAGAATTTCGCGGCATTCCTTATAATAGGTCGCGCCTTCTTCCGTGAGCTTCATATGACGCGTGCTGCGGTGGAGCAGCGTCACACCGAGGTGGGATTCTAAATTTCTGATCCAGTTCGTTACAGAAGCATTTGCCATTCTAAGATTTTCGGCGGCGCGCGATAGATTTCCAGCCTCGACGACTTTAACAAATACCTCCATTCCCCATAATCTGTCCAATTTCCGGCCTCCCCTTTCGAATTTCCCGACTTACTTGCCGGTTGGGTCTATTCTGCGCGAAGGTGCGGTTGCGCCTCAATGGCTACCGCAGTTTCTGGCGCATCCAATATTTAGGCCCAGTCGAAAGCGGTTTTAGCTATCGTCGGCTAGCCAAGGACGCGTGCCGGGCTCCAATATGCGAGCAACGCCCGGCATATGCAAACCGCCGGGCAATGGGGAGGTATTCATGCGCAGGACGATCGCCCTCGACCTAATCCATCGTGTCGCTTCCGACATCAGATGTGCGGCCACCATTGTGCTGGCCGGCTTGGCAATTGTCGCCGGAGCGCATTCCGTTGCCAGGGCGCAAAATGCGCCGATTCCAGTAAAGCTCGGCATTACGGTCAGTCAGCTGACGCCGAGCCTCGCGGCCTACACATCTTTGCCGCTCTATCTGAAATACTGGGAAAACGAAGGTTTGAAGGTCGACGTTCTGGGGGTGGCGGGTTCAAATATCGCAATCCCGATGCTGTTGTCGAATGGCCTGGATTTCGCGATTCCGGGCACCGGCGCCTATTTTGCGGCGGTCGCGCAGGGCGCGGATCTGACGAGCTATTATTGTGTATTCACGCAGAACCAGTATCGAGCCGTCTCACTGGAAAGTGGATCGATCAAGTCGATCGGCGATCTCAAGGGAGCCAAGATCGGGGTGCCCGATCTTGCCAGCGCTGCTACGGTTTATGCGCGGTCCGTGTTGAGAGCTGCTGGTATCAACGATGAGACCGAAGTCGAGATTTTGCCGTTCGGCAATTCGCCTGGCCTCATGGCGAACGGATTGAAGCAGGGCCAAATCCAGGCGGTGTTCGGCTTCGACAATACGGAGGGTGGACTGAAGGCTCTTGGCTTGCCGCTACGTGAACTAAAAAGCCCGCTGGACGCTCGCTTCGGCTGTGGTGCGGTGTTGATGACCAGAAAATCCGACCTGGAGAAGAAACGGGATGTCGCGGTGAAACTTGCCCGTGGAATTGCAAAAGCTACCCTTTTCGCAAAGACCAACCCCGAGGCTGCCATCCGGATCCATTGGAAAATCTTTCCGGAAAGCAAGCCGTCGGGGATTTCGGAGGAAGAAGCGCTCAATCGGGCCAAGCAGGAACTGATCGCCCGAATCAATACGATGGACCTCGAGGATCCAAAGGGCCAGTTCGGCGCCATCGTCGCCGATCGTGTCATGGGGCTTCAGGACATCATGTACGAATACAATCAGGTAAAGCAGAAGCTCGCTTTCGGCCAGCTGTTCGATACCTCTCTTCTAGGCAGCATCAATGATTGGGACCGCGATGCTGTTGTCCGCGCGGCAAAAGAGATGACGGGTTCGCCCCGATGAGGAGCATGATGTCCTTTGCCTCAGGATACGTTCCCGGTTTCCACGGAAACTCAGAGATAAATCGGGAAGACGAGGCGATGAACGTAAAAAATACGTTGGTTGAACTGAGGGCGATTGAAAAGACCTTCACCACGAAGAGCGGGGAGTCCGTCACGGCGCTCGAGAGCGTCTCGTTCGATATCGAGGAGGGGGAGTTCCTGGCGGTCGTCGGGCCGAGCGGATGCGGAAAGAGCACCCTCCTGCGAATTATGGCAGGTCTGATCCAGCCGACAGCGGGCGAAGCCAAACTGCGCGGGCGCAACATTGTCAAGCCGAGCGTCGATGTCGGCATCGTCTTCCAGCAGCCGGTGCTTTTTCCATGGTGGACCGTGATGCGAAACGTCCTGCTGGCGGCTGAAGTGCTGGATGTTTCGAGGGCGCGATGCGAGGAGCGCGCGCGAGAGCTCATTCATCTCGTCGGTCTCGAAGGTTTCGAGAACAAGTAT comes from the Bosea sp. (in: a-proteobacteria) genome and includes:
- a CDS encoding LysR family transcriptional regulator, which gives rise to MEVFVKVVEAGNLSRAAENLRMANASVTNWIRNLESHLGVTLLHRSTRHMKLTEEGATYYKECREILARVEEIENSTIMGRTAVRGTLRVDMPIAIGHQILGPSLVAFAKRHPDLNTVVNLTNSVDDLIHRGIDVAIRMDAVHDGDLVARWIFEDRHVVCAAPQFLVGQDIPKHPAAIAPRDCMGYITTASTKPRPWVMRSGSEEFNIEPAHNLSFNSSDALLQSACRGGGYVYVLHVLAKDFLKRGDLVSVLDDWEMETQTFYAVYPQSRFVAPKVRTFIEFLQRDVFETEPTSASRTIPQLVARRHA
- a CDS encoding ABC transporter substrate-binding protein, with product MRRTIALDLIHRVASDIRCAATIVLAGLAIVAGAHSVARAQNAPIPVKLGITVSQLTPSLAAYTSLPLYLKYWENEGLKVDVLGVAGSNIAIPMLLSNGLDFAIPGTGAYFAAVAQGADLTSYYCVFTQNQYRAVSLESGSIKSIGDLKGAKIGVPDLASAATVYARSVLRAAGINDETEVEILPFGNSPGLMANGLKQGQIQAVFGFDNTEGGLKALGLPLRELKSPLDARFGCGAVLMTRKSDLEKKRDVAVKLARGIAKATLFAKTNPEAAIRIHWKIFPESKPSGISEEEALNRAKQELIARINTMDLEDPKGQFGAIVADRVMGLQDIMYEYNQVKQKLAFGQLFDTSLLGSINDWDRDAVVRAAKEMTGSPR
- a CDS encoding ABC transporter ATP-binding protein, translating into MMSFASGYVPGFHGNSEINREDEAMNVKNTLVELRAIEKTFTTKSGESVTALESVSFDIEEGEFLAVVGPSGCGKSTLLRIMAGLIQPTAGEAKLRGRNIVKPSVDVGIVFQQPVLFPWWTVMRNVLLAAEVLDVSRARCEERARELIHLVGLEGFENKYPNELSGGMQQRVAIARALVHDPAVLLMDEPFGALDAITREQMNIELQAIWQASGKTVIFITHSISEAIFLASRVAVMSRRPAKVTDIIEIDLPRPRGLDILGTPAFGNYARDCRSMLGSHLTDHSVDG